A section of the Methanosarcina mazei S-6 genome encodes:
- a CDS encoding CPBP family intramembrane glutamic endopeptidase, producing MRKPTNYHNKQKKLNIQVIVSVLTLTLLAISAHAAPGSSLELSPSTDTGHLSEQIYSEVSGETENSVSASVLHEDPDPIQKIEQYVDIIYTAGGIGAAVLILIGYLHITSGNPEVTKKYIKGLPRIRIRKITGPEESGMEKGQDVQRIQENIKDAQKIQNIQENVRGVQNVQKNVQENIQENSQENIQENIQENIKENIKENSQEEFKAKRLRLLTALPVLGITIAELLIFSGRMGAAVWVHIGIVISLSLSDIFLKDPEVHRIYQALMLLPVLRLINLSMPIFFETTLYTFMFVYGPLAIPVIIIILHQRDSLEQIGITMKNFVPYMLIAVPLGFLLGFGEYLTIRSGYLIPDLTFVNLLKLTFIMVFFVGLVEELIFRSILQSRLEKALTVREALLITSLMFGLMHSGYGTFQEILYTGFVGLIMGLAFYKTRSLPFIAVLHGFVNVFLFGILPHQLNILPGL from the coding sequence GTGCGAAAACCAACTAATTATCACAATAAGCAAAAAAAACTGAATATTCAGGTTATCGTTTCAGTCCTTACTCTGACCCTGCTGGCAATTTCTGCACATGCCGCACCAGGAAGCAGCCTGGAATTATCCCCTTCAACAGATACAGGGCATCTTTCAGAACAGATATATTCAGAGGTTTCGGGAGAAACAGAAAACTCCGTATCTGCATCGGTTCTGCATGAAGATCCCGACCCAATTCAGAAAATCGAGCAGTATGTAGATATCATATATACCGCAGGAGGAATCGGGGCAGCAGTTCTGATTCTTATAGGGTATTTGCACATAACTTCTGGAAATCCGGAGGTTACAAAAAAATATATAAAAGGACTCCCCCGGATCAGAATCAGGAAAATAACAGGGCCTGAAGAATCTGGCATGGAGAAGGGTCAGGACGTTCAGAGAATTCAGGAAAATATTAAGGACGCCCAGAAGATTCAGAACATTCAGGAGAATGTCCGGGGTGTCCAGAATGTTCAGAAAAATGTTCAGGAAAATATTCAGGAAAATAGTCAGGAAAATATTCAGGAAAATATTCAGGAAAATATTAAGGAAAATATTAAGGAAAATAGTCAGGAAGAATTCAAAGCCAAACGGCTCAGGCTTCTTACGGCACTTCCTGTCCTGGGCATAACAATTGCGGAACTTCTGATCTTTTCAGGCAGGATGGGTGCAGCTGTCTGGGTACATATAGGGATCGTTATCTCCCTCTCTCTTTCAGACATATTTTTAAAAGATCCGGAGGTACACAGGATATATCAGGCATTGATGCTTCTGCCCGTACTCAGGCTTATTAACCTTTCAATGCCGATATTTTTTGAAACTACCCTTTACACCTTCATGTTTGTCTACGGACCCCTTGCAATTCCTGTGATAATTATTATACTTCACCAGCGTGATTCCCTTGAGCAGATAGGCATAACTATGAAGAATTTCGTGCCTTACATGCTTATTGCAGTTCCTCTGGGTTTTTTACTCGGATTTGGGGAATACCTTACAATCCGGTCAGGATACCTGATTCCGGACCTGACTTTTGTAAATCTTCTTAAGCTTACCTTTATAATGGTTTTTTTCGTGGGGCTTGTTGAAGAACTGATTTTCAGGTCAATCCTGCAAAGCAGGCTCGAAAAAGCTCTCACCGTCCGGGAAGCCCTGTTGATTACAAGCCTTATGTTCGGGCTGATGCACTCAGGGTACGGCACTTTTCAGGAAATTCTCTATACGGGTTTTGTAGGGCTTATCATGGGACTCGCTTTCTACAAAACAAGGAGCTTGCCTTTTATTGCGGTCCTTCACGGTTTTGTTAACGTTTTCCTCTTCGGGA
- a CDS encoding DUF1616 domain-containing protein, giving the protein MTGKKIPSDLLTVIGLVLLTDLFVLMPGLSETVFRNILGLPLVLFLPGYALIAALFPAKSDLDGIERTALSFGLSIAVVPLIGLGLNYTPWGIRLLPILISLSVFTIIMCGLAYIRRAKLPEADAFEVPFRKTLLEIKAEILEKPEPGLDRTLTIILVISILLSVTTLVYVIITPKEGEHFTEFYILGPEGMADNYPTNYTLGDSGKVIIGVVNHEYRPVNYTLDVRLENKSLPIPGNMQQVSLAHNETWEKSLTFIPPEEGKNMKLEFLLFNETDKNTSYRDLHLWIDVNSTGT; this is encoded by the coding sequence ATGACCGGAAAGAAAATTCCTTCAGACCTCTTGACCGTTATAGGGCTTGTGCTCCTTACCGATCTCTTTGTGCTCATGCCCGGATTAAGTGAAACTGTGTTCCGCAATATCCTCGGCCTGCCCCTTGTACTTTTCCTGCCAGGATATGCCCTGATAGCTGCACTTTTTCCCGCGAAATCAGACCTTGACGGCATTGAAAGGACAGCCCTTTCCTTCGGGCTGAGTATTGCGGTCGTGCCCCTGATAGGTCTTGGGCTTAACTATACCCCGTGGGGAATAAGGCTTCTGCCAATCCTTATAAGCCTGTCAGTGTTCACAATTATAATGTGCGGGCTTGCCTACATAAGGAGGGCAAAACTTCCCGAAGCTGATGCCTTTGAGGTTCCCTTCAGGAAAACCCTGCTCGAAATAAAAGCAGAAATTCTGGAAAAGCCCGAACCAGGACTTGACAGGACCCTTACAATCATTCTGGTTATTTCCATTCTCCTCTCCGTTACAACCCTCGTGTATGTGATTATTACCCCAAAAGAAGGGGAACACTTCACGGAGTTCTATATCCTCGGGCCTGAAGGAATGGCTGATAATTACCCGACAAACTACACACTCGGAGATAGCGGAAAAGTAATTATAGGGGTCGTAAACCACGAGTACAGGCCTGTAAACTACACACTGGACGTCAGGCTTGAAAATAAATCCCTTCCAATTCCTGGAAATATGCAGCAGGTATCACTCGCACATAACGAGACCTGGGAAAAATCTCTAACGTTCATTCCTCCGGAAGAAGGGAAAAACATGAAACTTGAGTTCCTGCTCTTTAACGAGACAGATAAGAACACGTCCTACCGGGACCTCCACCTCTGGATAGATGTAAACTCAACAGGGACCTGA
- a CDS encoding glycosyltransferase family 2 protein yields MSNELLMSSAEYPAHQENKRFRGASSQNITVILPACNNEVSIGSLILLTRLYADNVIVVDDGSTDRTVEISRKAGAHVIVNGACKGKVGSLRTGFTAAADLGADIIITMDPDGQHNPADIPRIVAPIIKGDAEMVNGSRYLNYPGKNSSVYSRTGKTMQDISANVNFNLKITDTQSGFRAYAASTKSIFRFSGKKTAIENEMLADAGRSGIRIAEVEIGACTSVRASIRDPVKYMMGALRTVAEDIEANKPLYFYSVPGFALATCGFFMGFKFMADYFFGIASLNFGHTFLMVFLALAGAYMTLRGIIAHSMAGAARQTDST; encoded by the coding sequence ATGAGTAACGAACTTCTTATGAGCAGTGCAGAGTATCCGGCTCATCAAGAAAATAAGCGTTTCAGGGGGGCATCCTCTCAAAATATAACTGTAATTCTTCCGGCATGCAATAATGAAGTTTCAATCGGAAGCCTTATCCTTCTCACCAGGCTCTATGCCGACAATGTAATTGTTGTCGATGACGGCAGCACTGACAGGACAGTCGAAATCTCCAGGAAAGCCGGAGCCCATGTAATTGTTAACGGAGCCTGCAAAGGAAAAGTCGGATCCCTCAGGACCGGCTTCACAGCCGCAGCTGACCTGGGAGCAGATATTATAATAACTATGGACCCGGACGGCCAGCACAACCCTGCAGATATTCCCAGAATCGTAGCCCCAATAATTAAAGGCGATGCAGAAATGGTAAACGGCAGCCGTTATCTGAATTATCCCGGCAAAAATTCTTCCGTTTACAGCCGCACAGGCAAGACCATGCAGGACATTTCTGCAAATGTTAACTTCAACCTCAAAATTACCGATACTCAGAGCGGTTTTCGCGCCTATGCAGCCTCTACAAAGAGCATTTTCCGCTTCAGCGGCAAAAAAACAGCCATAGAAAACGAAATGCTTGCCGACGCCGGCAGGTCAGGCATCCGCATTGCTGAAGTCGAGATCGGGGCCTGCACCAGCGTCAGAGCTTCGATCCGGGACCCGGTAAAGTACATGATGGGAGCCCTGAGGACCGTGGCTGAAGATATAGAAGCCAACAAGCCTCTGTACTTCTATTCCGTGCCAGGCTTTGCTCTTGCGACATGCGGCTTCTTTATGGGTTTCAAATTTATGGCAGATTATTTCTTCGGAATCGCAAGCCTCAACTTCGGGCACACATTCCTTATGGTCTTCCTTGCCCTTGCAGGCGCGTACATGACTCTCAGGGGAATAATCGCCCACTCGATGGCAGGAGCGGCCAGACAGACCGATTCTACCTGA